A window from Chitinophaga filiformis encodes these proteins:
- a CDS encoding RHS repeat domain-containing protein: protein MTVLLDSYRYGFNGKENDNEVKGEGNQQDYGFRIYDPRLGRFLSVDPLTSKYAMLTPYQFASNNPIQLIDLDGLEGWLALPWEWANTLKVPNTVTIPYTPPPTIPLPPIVMPQSPTAPTTPISGLRAPEGMPIDLSDPGVVSIPEANIEYLVNRGQPFGRVNATPYREGEYDKPEEGETPYTGEYKTKKSGKELQGQKQKDDIPDWVEGYRPRANEDGKAFAKRLMNRKYGKGNWEGGAGSEASKIQKYGNHHFKTVVPLSPSRYRDLRMKAEEYNKALKEWEKEQAEIMTREMEKKLKENKTT, encoded by the coding sequence TTGACTGTACTTTTAGATAGTTATCGCTATGGGTTTAATGGGAAGGAGAATGATAATGAGGTGAAGGGTGAGGGGAATCAGCAGGATTATGGATTTAGAATCTATGATCCGAGGCTGGGGAGGTTTTTGAGTGTGGATCCTCTTACTAGCAAGTATGCTATGTTAACACCTTATCAGTTTGCAAGTAATAATCCAATTCAATTAATTGATTTGGATGGATTAGAGGGATGGCTTGCGTTGCCTTGGGAGTGGGCTAATACGTTAAAAGTGCCTAATACAGTAACGATTCCTTACACTCCACCACCTACAATTCCATTGCCGCCCATAGTAATGCCTCAAAGCCCTACCGCGCCTACTACTCCTATTTCGGGTTTGCGGGCACCGGAAGGTATGCCAATAGACTTGTCTGATCCAGGTGTTGTGAGCATTCCTGAAGCTAACATTGAATATCTAGTTAACCGAGGGCAACCTTTTGGCAGGGTTAATGCTACGCCATATAGGGAAGGTGAGTATGATAAGCCTGAAGAAGGTGAGACTCCGTATACAGGAGAGTATAAAACGAAAAAGTCAGGAAAGGAACTGCAGGGGCAAAAACAGAAAGATGATATTCCCGACTGGGTTGAAGGCTACCGACCGAGGGCCAATGAGGACGGTAAAGCGTTTGCAAAAAGGTTAATGAATAGGAAATATGGAAAAGGCAATTGGGAAGGAGGAGCTGGATCAGAGGCTAGCAAAATACAAAAATACGGCAACCATCATTTCAAGACTGTAGTACCTCTTTCTCCTTCCAGGTACAGGGACCTCAGAATGAAGGCCGAGGAATATAATAAGGCGTTAAAGGAGTGGGAGAAGGAACAGGCTGAAATAATGACCAGAGAAATGGAGAAAAAGTTAAAGGAAAATAAAACAACGTAA
- a CDS encoding pyocin knob domain-containing S74 family peptidase, with product MNRRMKRLLLFLSISFVTSQVMAQKHVYQIRADSVRIYSGCDTAELIIENKTKDTLGFLYNKGNGRTEFRKLELKTVGSNAIAITGQDTLQLTPETLATVTARGSTTVNDITFNKTSGNPSNGLTWVYNSDAWRIFVESAQDTPPGNMIFEARDNDNEGWIFRHDATNTGGVKTDILSLGRDRLQYKGFDVLHTGNPSYYVTGGVYETPPDWNTLVGSSFIGSVSMGTNAPTTDGAWWNLISTRHRNGLTDGNKYGMQIASGMSGTYLGRVYFRNQSNGTWTSWKEFWHSGNVTFGTKGAGVALKTEADGRLGLETWIRVGNLTGLTTPDGTALYHNGPSCWVLKSTTGTTVTYLDFKTSDAVSRGSVYAANDNTIGFTGGSGTNWRLKTDASGNAIVTGQVTATGFVQSSLRSLKKDIQPFTTNATGILNNAQVRTFIFKADTANIRHIGFIADELPEEMAAPEHKGVDEANTVALLVKALQEMNARVEALEKEVQRLKNEKAAGKQK from the coding sequence ATGAACAGAAGAATGAAACGATTGCTACTATTTTTAAGCATTTCATTTGTGACAAGTCAGGTGATGGCGCAGAAGCATGTATACCAGATACGGGCTGACAGCGTACGAATATACAGCGGTTGTGATACTGCTGAACTGATCATAGAGAATAAGACAAAAGACACCCTCGGGTTTCTGTACAATAAGGGGAATGGCCGTACGGAGTTCCGTAAACTTGAGTTAAAGACTGTGGGTAGCAATGCCATCGCGATAACAGGTCAGGATACACTGCAGTTAACGCCGGAGACGTTGGCAACAGTCACTGCAAGAGGAAGTACCACTGTTAATGACATTACATTTAACAAGACGTCAGGCAATCCATCAAATGGTTTAACGTGGGTATATAACAGCGATGCATGGAGGATTTTCGTGGAGTCTGCACAGGATACTCCGCCGGGTAATATGATTTTCGAAGCAAGGGACAATGACAATGAAGGCTGGATCTTCAGGCATGACGCTACTAATACCGGCGGCGTGAAAACAGATATTTTGTCCCTTGGAAGGGATCGTTTGCAGTATAAAGGATTTGATGTGCTCCATACAGGTAATCCATCTTATTACGTAACAGGAGGTGTGTACGAAACTCCCCCGGATTGGAATACACTGGTGGGCAGCAGTTTCATTGGATCGGTGAGTATGGGGACAAATGCGCCAACGACTGATGGTGCCTGGTGGAATCTGATATCCACAAGGCACAGAAACGGCCTTACAGACGGTAATAAATACGGGATGCAGATTGCGAGCGGAATGAGCGGTACTTATCTCGGGAGGGTATATTTCCGTAATCAGAGTAATGGGACATGGACCAGTTGGAAAGAATTCTGGCATTCCGGCAATGTTACCTTCGGCACCAAAGGAGCAGGGGTGGCATTGAAAACGGAAGCAGATGGCAGATTGGGCCTGGAAACCTGGATCAGGGTCGGAAATTTAACCGGATTGACTACCCCTGATGGCACAGCACTTTATCATAACGGTCCTTCCTGCTGGGTACTCAAAAGTACAACAGGAACAACCGTCACATACCTCGATTTTAAAACTTCAGACGCTGTAAGCCGGGGTAGTGTATATGCTGCAAACGACAACACCATCGGATTTACAGGCGGTTCCGGTACCAACTGGCGACTGAAGACAGATGCCAGCGGTAATGCTATAGTAACCGGTCAGGTCACAGCCACAGGATTTGTTCAGTCCTCACTGAGAAGTCTTAAAAAAGACATTCAGCCTTTCACAACCAATGCGACCGGCATTCTCAATAATGCACAGGTACGCACTTTCATCTTCAAGGCAGACACGGCAAACATCAGGCATATTGGTTTTATTGCAGATGAACTCCCGGAAGAGATGGCTGCACCCGAACATAAAGGTGTTGATGAAGCCAATACGGTAGCGCTGCTGGTAAAGGCATTGCAGGAGATGAATGCGAGGGTCGAGGCATTGGAAAAAGAAGTGCAGCGACTGAAAAACGAAAAGGCTGCTGGCAAGCAAAAATAA
- a CDS encoding RHS repeat-associated core domain-containing protein, translated as MNYKRRITTILKAILFLLLAALPQLARAQAGGHLTLKRILDGAKGQLTVDSATTVSDSVYFNTALAGRLDTPYQVKNIITFSINEYATLPLPDSFRATATLRIYYTLADLSIDSVDQQLSVNYDTAGTYTMRSSFVFNGSHRVKVKVLGIISTVQANIIPALLVLNEMEVYPVYKLSCKANAVKYIYGNPAKADTTNELEVNWPVMTGADVYDLEWAYIDQSALSLGRYGNPSSPDPALIFENNTTRVTIGGNTYSIPLLYDDAGTLYCRVRGVQEKVGYQRIETAWSSDTTTGLGAYQFGGHEPTLNWQSTISFAEDGKRKVVVQYYDGSLRGRQTVTKDNTTNTVVAAETFYDYQGRPAIQVLPAPTLNTVLQYAHNLNAAINGAEYDKSYYDSLAAPENYLTAAAAPMSTSSGTNQYYSPANPEKNIGFNQFIPDGEGYAYTETEYTADNTGRILRQGGVGQAFKLGSGHETKYTYNTAAKEDLYALFGTEVGDNTHYFKNTVTDGNGQTSVSYVDMHGRTIATALAGAPENRGLEDLPSRDSLSVTDSLSGPGQNTITDMRISSRHSQFVSESGYFAFTYQLTPPVLQKKDCNGNNICYTGLYDLEIRITDDAFNQRFDDKKPFEKIVKARLDSISVDCNQIPKPIDVTFDVYLKKGSYDFTKTLTINKAAMDYYRDSVLLKSSVCKSYDTVLQQQLTRMRSVQCVPDCAGCLASLGDWEPYRDRYMSENAYPVADTASYRSEALAAYNNALNACTILCGSGTETDAMRDAMLMDMIAPSGQYAIPSDTAYKYSVFYLDLSDTTYAYMDTAIHYLDEAGRPDKVYDEGSGRFVDPQELRPADFAAAFKTSWAPALLHLHPEYCKLLEKSKYRSSEEWSSDFESVDSYAEARSKGYLNPTNMDGIPFPGTNTDPLSAKFKSALESRLKNCNGSGYTMWSVAATSIKCTTIDKNCVNQYNSPVLAFDESKMCEGDLNMAWRSFRSMYLAAKRTVLDDYLNSINCGAKVNDLLSAGKQLRFTSSSEQLANAGFGNMVGAPEEKAMRDSATAMESRTYDENCRAYVSYWAEQLSGCYSQSAIDNEIVPKLLEVCKEGADRDHPNGSSTIRPGSIYQYHSFEEVINEYNLQHGIAKNMSCNADVITMPKPYDRQVSYGDQPAYSRPTDCQCDKLAELRREYTSLKQPSETFSAYLSRKRGVTISQADLDMLESACSSPANSSCSWLPEQISIPALLQCNVAPACATCEDVNRLFTSFVATYGIQPEIVTDDSLQDRKNEFFAAYMNNRLGFDKQAWEYLSFLQDSCTKGTGDSYTVCKPARAGTNAQASTYSNGGDDDIKDIVRSRDGGYLLAGSTKGCSAGQEDAYLIKTDATGTFLWAKTYGAENHEEFRRIRQTADGGYIAIGSTNSYCYDAGALMVAKLDSLGGVEWNKAMTMGRSNYEGKGYDIIQTSEGDYAFAGLSVSQGNPLEWVTGVLSNDGTLKWSKIIASPEKKEAITLLENGDTLVIATSMSAAGANYDAVVMKQGKSAGEILNISGYGINGSDNVAGGIVKTSSGYKLLGDRSGVLLDITGDGSVLSARKIDLPGSGEVDVFSGIAAADGGFLAAQTVPAGSSRDVYLHKINANNGILWSSHVRMDGADYIRNITENPDGTIAGAGILNNRALLMIATAGGKTGCKDTIEDIRTNDIYASVVRKAISTPNMTDLNESWISAVALAEKSCTPVRSQAGCPGLDSCYVVNGLPLLCGNLGVFPTVKIDETTACSDSTFFAESAARVIYNTYADSIKTDFDADYMRTMLRAASLEKFAVRYSLSEYHYTLYYYDQAGNLVKTIPPAGVVKNRRQSWVDSVEVAKAAGVRLVPAHTMATEYRYNTLNGVVAQKTPDAGKSAFWYDRLGRLVVSQNSKQQPFNNYSYTSYDDLGRITEVGELSSGTVMTDVISRDQANFANWFNSVSNSRSEITKTTYDLAYPFFTANDFAARNLRNRVSWSALYKDAAAVNGGDHSTATFYTYDVLGNVDTLLQDYKEGKMEIAGHRFKRTAYNYDLISGKVNEVAYQPGAPDAFYHRYNYDAENRLTSVETSQDRVYWEKDAFYQYYKHGPLARTVIGQQQVQGIDYAYTLQGWLKGVNSTALTSESDQGADGKAGSVVPGDAFGFALNYYSTDYKPINGNKVPFAATAGDFKPLYNGNIGAISQSIAGLGDPLLYNYRYDALNRIKGMQAYKGLNTATNAWTPVALEDFKESVSYDPNGNILKYNRNGNQTFANKPLGMDSLTYAYRPGTNKLDYVDDAVNVANYESDIDKQLPGNYAYDSIGNLVKDVTGKIEKIDWTLYGKIANIVKSGNDTIHYSYDVSGNRISKTVHDTTTWYVRDATGNVMSVYTLTPDGNVRLSESHLYGSNRLGVLRPELELNAGALSTVSLPGLGSGEIASFIRGKKVFELSNHLGNVLATVSDKKVLAGQGASLRYDVDLLSANEYYPFGMQMPGRGYNAGGYRYGFNGKENDNEVKGEGNQQDYGMRVYDPRLGKFLSVDPIAKKYPELTPYQFSSNSPLKNIDIDGLEGGDANSIWDLIKARIGISFHQPQTAEQAIERVEASAKADAILEAVDKTADAYETTFGVIPGYTAGMQYMRGNYAMASLSLGLDVFGGEILREAGSLTKGAIGIMGKKSAGKLSMSLASETFSEGMRAAGANSNSQFRGLALGVREFLDDFAAERGLSTWKDWGITTMQGYEDRFLQEATKAPSIHFNLSFFHKWQGQIVEMDAKKLFKMKKSINFRLPGGGTITQWELQTVLRNDALRTKTSFYHMGEDITKKVNLRLGL; from the coding sequence ATGAATTATAAGAGGCGAATTACAACCATTCTGAAAGCAATATTGTTCCTGTTACTGGCAGCTTTGCCACAGTTAGCCCGTGCGCAGGCCGGTGGCCACCTTACCCTTAAACGCATATTGGACGGCGCAAAAGGACAGCTGACAGTTGACTCGGCAACTACTGTGTCAGATTCAGTTTATTTTAATACTGCACTGGCAGGCAGGCTTGATACGCCTTACCAGGTAAAGAACATTATTACATTCAGTATAAATGAATACGCAACATTGCCCTTGCCGGATTCTTTCCGTGCAACCGCGACCCTGCGTATTTATTATACTCTTGCTGATCTTTCAATAGATTCTGTTGATCAACAGCTTTCTGTTAACTATGATACCGCGGGTACTTATACCATGCGCAGTAGTTTCGTGTTCAATGGATCTCACAGGGTGAAGGTAAAAGTATTGGGTATAATCTCCACGGTACAGGCGAATATTATTCCCGCATTGCTGGTATTGAATGAGATGGAAGTTTATCCGGTATATAAATTATCCTGTAAGGCAAATGCTGTGAAATATATTTATGGCAATCCCGCTAAAGCAGATACTACCAATGAACTGGAGGTAAACTGGCCTGTGATGACTGGGGCGGATGTCTATGACCTTGAGTGGGCATATATTGACCAGAGTGCCCTTTCCTTGGGGCGTTACGGTAACCCTTCCAGCCCCGACCCCGCCCTTATATTTGAAAATAACACCACCCGTGTAACTATCGGTGGTAATACTTATAGTATCCCGCTTTTGTATGATGACGCCGGTACGCTTTATTGCCGGGTAAGAGGTGTACAGGAGAAGGTAGGTTATCAGCGGATAGAAACAGCCTGGAGTTCTGACACCACAACAGGTCTGGGCGCTTATCAGTTTGGCGGACATGAGCCAACACTGAACTGGCAATCTACTATTTCTTTTGCTGAAGATGGAAAGCGGAAAGTAGTGGTGCAGTACTACGACGGAAGCCTGAGGGGGCGTCAGACGGTAACGAAAGACAATACCACGAATACAGTGGTAGCTGCTGAAACATTCTATGATTATCAGGGACGCCCTGCCATACAGGTGTTGCCGGCTCCTACGCTGAATACGGTGCTGCAATACGCACATAATCTGAACGCTGCTATAAATGGGGCAGAATACGACAAAAGCTATTATGACTCACTGGCTGCTCCGGAAAACTACCTGACAGCTGCCGCGGCGCCGATGAGCACATCTTCTGGTACTAACCAGTATTACTCGCCTGCTAACCCTGAGAAAAATATTGGCTTCAACCAGTTCATCCCTGACGGAGAAGGTTATGCTTATACTGAAACTGAATATACGGCCGATAATACAGGAAGGATACTGCGTCAGGGCGGCGTAGGACAGGCTTTTAAATTGGGCAGTGGCCACGAGACAAAGTACACATATAATACTGCTGCTAAAGAAGACCTTTATGCGCTGTTTGGTACAGAGGTGGGTGACAATACACATTACTTCAAAAACACAGTGACTGACGGGAATGGACAGACCTCTGTATCATATGTTGATATGCATGGTCGTACTATCGCCACAGCCCTGGCTGGAGCTCCTGAAAACAGGGGACTGGAAGACCTGCCATCCAGGGACAGCCTGTCTGTTACTGATTCACTTTCCGGCCCTGGACAGAATACGATTACGGATATGAGGATCAGCAGCCGGCATTCCCAGTTTGTATCGGAAAGTGGCTATTTCGCATTTACCTATCAGTTGACTCCTCCTGTATTGCAGAAGAAAGATTGTAATGGCAATAATATCTGCTACACAGGACTGTACGATCTGGAGATCCGCATCACTGACGATGCGTTCAATCAGCGCTTTGATGATAAGAAGCCATTTGAAAAAATTGTAAAGGCCAGGTTGGATAGTATCAGTGTGGACTGTAATCAGATACCTAAACCAATAGATGTCACCTTTGATGTTTATCTGAAAAAAGGAAGTTATGATTTCACGAAAACGCTGACAATTAACAAAGCGGCAATGGATTACTACAGGGACAGTGTTTTACTGAAGAGCAGTGTGTGCAAGAGTTACGATACCGTCCTGCAGCAGCAACTGACCCGCATGCGTAGTGTCCAGTGTGTGCCGGATTGTGCCGGATGTCTGGCAAGCCTTGGCGACTGGGAACCTTACCGCGACAGGTATATGTCGGAAAATGCTTATCCTGTAGCGGACACGGCTTCCTATCGTAGCGAGGCACTGGCTGCATACAACAACGCCCTGAATGCCTGTACTATTCTTTGCGGTTCCGGTACCGAAACAGACGCCATGAGAGATGCTATGCTGATGGATATGATAGCGCCTTCAGGTCAGTATGCGATTCCCAGCGATACCGCCTACAAATATTCAGTATTCTACCTGGACCTCAGCGATACGACGTATGCTTATATGGATACTGCCATCCATTATCTTGATGAAGCCGGAAGACCGGATAAAGTATACGATGAAGGCAGTGGGCGGTTTGTAGATCCGCAGGAGCTGCGACCCGCCGATTTTGCAGCAGCATTCAAAACCTCCTGGGCGCCGGCTTTGCTGCATCTGCATCCGGAGTATTGTAAGCTGTTGGAAAAGAGTAAATACCGTAGCAGCGAGGAATGGAGCAGTGATTTTGAGTCTGTTGATTCTTATGCAGAGGCCAGGAGCAAAGGTTATCTGAATCCGACGAATATGGACGGGATCCCGTTTCCTGGAACCAATACAGATCCCTTGTCCGCTAAATTCAAATCAGCGCTGGAATCCCGTTTGAAGAACTGTAATGGTTCGGGTTACACGATGTGGAGCGTCGCGGCCACCTCTATCAAATGCACAACGATCGATAAGAACTGTGTAAATCAATACAATTCACCAGTCCTGGCCTTTGACGAAAGTAAAATGTGCGAGGGGGACCTGAATATGGCATGGCGTAGTTTCCGCAGTATGTACCTGGCCGCTAAACGTACCGTGTTGGACGATTACCTGAACTCGATCAATTGCGGTGCAAAGGTAAATGATCTTTTGAGTGCCGGAAAACAGCTCCGTTTTACATCCAGCAGTGAACAGCTTGCAAATGCCGGTTTCGGTAATATGGTGGGGGCTCCGGAGGAGAAAGCGATGAGAGATTCTGCTACTGCAATGGAGAGCCGTACCTACGATGAAAACTGCCGTGCCTATGTTTCCTATTGGGCAGAGCAGTTGTCAGGCTGTTACAGCCAGTCTGCGATCGACAACGAGATCGTCCCGAAATTGCTGGAGGTTTGTAAGGAGGGGGCAGACCGCGATCACCCTAATGGTTCCAGTACTATAAGGCCAGGCAGTATCTATCAGTATCACAGTTTTGAAGAAGTAATAAACGAATATAACCTTCAGCATGGTATTGCAAAGAACATGAGCTGTAATGCGGATGTCATTACGATGCCCAAACCATATGATCGTCAGGTAAGTTATGGCGATCAGCCAGCTTATTCCCGACCTACTGATTGTCAATGTGACAAGTTAGCAGAACTGCGGCGGGAATATACATCACTGAAACAGCCTTCCGAAACCTTTTCGGCTTACCTGAGCCGCAAGCGAGGTGTAACCATCAGCCAGGCAGACCTGGATATGCTGGAATCGGCCTGCAGCAGTCCTGCCAACAGTAGTTGCAGCTGGTTGCCTGAGCAGATTAGTATTCCGGCGTTGCTGCAATGTAATGTGGCCCCGGCCTGTGCTACCTGTGAGGACGTGAATCGTTTATTCACCTCGTTTGTAGCAACATATGGCATTCAGCCTGAGATAGTAACAGACGATAGCCTGCAGGACAGGAAGAATGAATTCTTTGCCGCCTATATGAATAACCGTCTTGGATTTGATAAGCAGGCATGGGAATACCTGTCTTTCCTGCAGGACAGTTGTACAAAAGGGACGGGCGATAGCTATACTGTATGCAAACCTGCCAGGGCAGGTACAAATGCTCAGGCCAGTACGTATTCTAATGGTGGTGATGATGACATTAAGGACATTGTCCGCAGTAGAGATGGTGGGTACCTGCTGGCGGGATCGACCAAAGGATGTAGCGCCGGCCAGGAAGATGCTTATCTGATCAAAACAGATGCAACAGGTACTTTCCTGTGGGCTAAGACTTACGGCGCAGAAAATCATGAGGAGTTTAGACGTATAAGACAGACCGCAGATGGCGGATATATAGCTATAGGGTCTACCAATTCATATTGCTATGATGCAGGTGCCTTGATGGTGGCTAAACTGGACAGCCTGGGGGGTGTGGAGTGGAACAAGGCCATGACAATGGGCCGTAGTAATTATGAAGGTAAAGGTTATGATATCATCCAGACGAGTGAAGGAGATTATGCATTTGCCGGATTGAGTGTATCACAGGGTAATCCGCTTGAATGGGTGACCGGGGTGCTGAGCAATGATGGTACACTGAAATGGTCAAAGATCATTGCCTCTCCGGAGAAAAAAGAAGCGATCACACTGCTGGAGAACGGAGATACATTAGTCATAGCGACCTCAATGAGTGCAGCAGGGGCTAATTATGATGCGGTTGTTATGAAACAAGGTAAGTCTGCCGGTGAAATATTGAATATAAGCGGCTACGGTATCAATGGTAGCGACAATGTTGCGGGTGGCATCGTTAAGACATCTTCAGGTTATAAACTATTGGGAGATCGTTCAGGTGTGCTCTTAGACATTACAGGGGACGGGTCAGTGCTGTCTGCACGGAAGATCGATCTTCCCGGGAGCGGAGAAGTTGATGTGTTTAGTGGCATCGCCGCTGCAGACGGAGGCTTCCTGGCGGCACAAACTGTCCCTGCCGGTTCATCCAGGGATGTATACCTGCACAAGATCAATGCGAATAATGGTATCCTGTGGTCAAGCCATGTACGGATGGATGGAGCTGATTACATCCGCAACATTACGGAGAACCCCGACGGCACTATTGCCGGAGCCGGAATCCTGAATAACCGGGCTTTGTTAATGATTGCTACTGCCGGAGGTAAGACAGGTTGTAAAGACACTATTGAGGATATCAGGACCAACGATATCTATGCATCTGTTGTTCGTAAGGCAATCAGCACGCCGAATATGACTGATCTTAACGAAAGCTGGATCAGTGCTGTTGCGCTGGCAGAAAAGTCATGCACACCCGTGAGAAGCCAGGCTGGATGTCCGGGGCTTGACAGCTGTTATGTGGTAAATGGGCTGCCCTTATTGTGTGGCAACCTGGGGGTATTCCCGACGGTGAAGATCGACGAGACTACCGCTTGTTCAGACAGCACCTTCTTTGCGGAAAGTGCTGCAAGGGTAATATATAATACCTATGCGGACTCCATAAAAACTGATTTTGATGCCGACTACATGCGTACAATGCTTAGAGCGGCATCACTGGAGAAGTTTGCCGTGAGATACTCGCTTAGCGAATATCATTACACCTTGTATTATTATGATCAGGCCGGAAATCTTGTGAAGACCATTCCGCCGGCGGGGGTAGTGAAGAACCGCAGACAGTCCTGGGTAGACAGTGTGGAAGTGGCGAAGGCTGCAGGTGTGAGACTGGTTCCTGCTCATACAATGGCAACGGAGTACCGGTATAACACTTTGAATGGCGTTGTAGCCCAAAAGACACCGGACGCAGGCAAGTCGGCGTTCTGGTATGACAGGCTGGGCAGATTGGTAGTATCACAGAACTCAAAACAGCAACCATTCAATAACTACAGTTATACCAGTTATGATGATCTCGGAAGAATAACAGAAGTCGGGGAATTGTCTTCCGGTACTGTAATGACGGATGTCATCAGCCGTGACCAGGCGAACTTCGCCAACTGGTTCAATAGCGTGTCGAACAGCCGCAGCGAGATCACAAAGACGACTTATGACCTCGCGTATCCGTTCTTTACTGCGAATGATTTTGCGGCGCGTAACCTTCGTAACCGGGTATCCTGGTCGGCGTTATATAAAGATGCGGCTGCAGTAAATGGTGGTGATCATAGCACTGCTACCTTCTATACATATGACGTTCTCGGAAATGTCGATACCCTCCTGCAGGACTATAAAGAAGGGAAAATGGAGATCGCTGGTCACCGTTTCAAGCGGACGGCATATAACTATGATTTAATTAGCGGTAAGGTAAATGAGGTAGCTTATCAGCCGGGCGCACCTGATGCGTTTTATCACCGGTATAATTATGATGCGGAGAACAGGCTGACAAGTGTGGAAACCAGCCAGGATAGGGTGTATTGGGAGAAAGATGCCTTCTACCAGTATTATAAGCATGGTCCGCTGGCCCGTACGGTGATCGGTCAGCAACAGGTCCAGGGCATTGATTACGCGTATACTTTGCAGGGTTGGTTGAAGGGTGTAAACAGTACTGCGCTGACTTCAGAAAGTGACCAGGGAGCTGATGGAAAGGCGGGTTCTGTGGTACCCGGAGATGCATTTGGTTTCGCATTGAATTATTACAGTACTGATTATAAGCCAATTAATGGCAATAAAGTGCCTTTTGCAGCCACGGCAGGCGACTTTAAACCCCTGTATAATGGTAATATTGGTGCTATTAGTCAGTCAATAGCAGGTTTGGGTGATCCACTCCTGTATAATTACAGATATGACGCTCTGAACCGTATAAAAGGAATGCAGGCTTACAAGGGCCTGAACACGGCGACAAATGCCTGGACACCTGTAGCGTTGGAAGACTTCAAAGAGTCTGTCAGCTATGATCCTAATGGTAACATTCTTAAGTACAACCGTAATGGTAATCAGACTTTTGCGAATAAGCCACTGGGTATGGACAGTCTTACCTATGCATATCGCCCTGGCACAAACAAGCTGGATTACGTTGATGATGCTGTAAATGTTGCTAATTATGAGAGTGATATTGATAAACAGTTGCCTGGCAACTATGCATATGACAGCATCGGTAATCTCGTAAAAGATGTTACCGGCAAGATTGAGAAAATTGACTGGACATTATATGGTAAAATTGCTAATATTGTAAAATCGGGCAATGATACGATCCATTACAGTTATGATGTGAGCGGTAATCGTATCAGTAAGACTGTTCATGATACAACGACCTGGTATGTACGGGATGCTACAGGAAATGTAATGAGCGTTTATACGCTTACGCCTGATGGCAATGTCCGGCTCTCAGAAAGCCATTTGTATGGTAGTAATAGATTAGGAGTTTTAAGGCCGGAGCTGGAGTTGAACGCAGGGGCCTTAAGTACAGTCTCTTTACCGGGTCTGGGCTCCGGAGAAATAGCCAGTTTTATACGCGGCAAGAAGGTCTTTGAGTTAAGTAATCATTTGGGTAATGTACTTGCTACGGTGTCTGATAAGAAAGTGCTGGCTGGACAAGGGGCGAGCCTGCGATATGATGTTGATTTGCTTTCGGCGAATGAGTATTATCCGTTTGGTATGCAGATGCCAGGTAGGGGGTATAATGCGGGTGGCTATCGTTATGGGTTTAATGGGAAGGAGAATGATAATGAGGTGAAGGGAGAAGGGAATCAGCAGGATTATGGGATGCGGGTGTATGACCCGAGGTTAGGGAAGTTTTTGAGTGTGGATCCTATTGCAAAAAAGTATCCCGAACTTACGCCATACCAGTTCTCTAGTAACAGTCCTTTAAAAAATATCGATATTGATGGACTGGAAGGTGGTGATGCAAATTCAATATGGGACTTGATAAAGGCAAGAATAGGTATTAGCTTTCATCAGCCACAAACCGCGGAGCAAGCGATTGAAAGAGTGGAAGCAAGTGCAAAAGCAGACGCTATATTGGAAGCAGTGGACAAGACCGCTGATGCATATGAGACAACATTCGGTGTAATTCCAGGGTATACGGCCGGGATGCAATATATGAGAGGGAATTACGCAATGGCATCTTTAAGTTTAGGTCTTGACGTTTTCGGTGGTGAAATTCTTCGCGAGGCAGGTTCTCTTACTAAAGGTGCAATTGGCATCATGGGGAAAAAAAGCGCAGGAAAGTTGAGCATGTCATTGGCGAGTGAAACGTTTTCTGAGGGGATGAGAGCGGCAGGTGCTAACAGCAACTCGCAATTTAGAGGATTAGCGTTGGGTGTGCGCGAATTCTTAGATGATTTTGCAGCGGAGAGAGGTCTTTCAACGTGGAAGGATTGGGGAATTACTACAATGCAAGGCTACGAGGACCGCTTCTTACAGGAAGCGACTAAGGCGCCATCAATTCATTTTAATTTGTCTTTTTTCCACAAATGGCAGGGCCAAATAGTTGAAATGGACGCAAAAAAGTTATTTAAAATGAAGAAAAGTATAAACTTCAGGTTGCCAGGAGGAGGGACCATAACCCAATGGGAACTGCAAACAGTCCTAAGAAACGACGCGTTAAGGACTAAGACATCTTTTTACCATATGGGAGAAGATATAACGAAAAAAGTAAATTTAAGATTAGGGCTATAA